One segment of Paraburkholderia caribensis DNA contains the following:
- a CDS encoding pyridoxal-phosphate dependent enzyme, which produces MTLHIDTPLLESQTLSQHLGRRVLLKMDALQPPGSFKIRGIGYACEEHAKRGKRRFVSSSGGNAGIAVAYAGRALSIPVTVVVPQSTGERAKELIGLQGAEVIVHGATWQEANAFALEQAGPDDAFIHPFDDPLLWHGHASMIDEVVRAGAKFDAVVLSVGGGGLMAGAIEGLRRNGLGHVPLIAVETAGASSLAQSVRAGRRIELPGITSVATSLGAKQVCEQAFMLTQTHPVECVVVSDAEAVDASRRFVDDHRVLVEPACGASLALVYGQTDALQRFDTVLVIVCGGAATTIEQLERWHREMA; this is translated from the coding sequence ATGACCCTGCACATCGACACCCCGCTTCTCGAATCCCAAACGCTCAGCCAGCATCTGGGCCGCCGCGTGCTGCTCAAGATGGACGCGCTGCAGCCGCCCGGCTCGTTCAAGATCCGCGGCATCGGCTACGCGTGCGAAGAACACGCGAAGCGCGGCAAGCGCCGCTTCGTGTCGTCGTCGGGCGGCAACGCGGGCATCGCGGTCGCGTATGCGGGCCGCGCGCTGTCGATCCCCGTCACGGTCGTCGTGCCGCAAAGCACGGGCGAGCGCGCAAAGGAACTGATCGGCTTGCAAGGCGCGGAGGTGATCGTGCACGGCGCGACCTGGCAGGAAGCGAACGCGTTCGCGCTCGAACAGGCCGGTCCCGACGACGCGTTCATTCATCCGTTCGACGACCCGCTCCTGTGGCACGGTCATGCGTCGATGATCGACGAGGTCGTGCGGGCAGGTGCGAAGTTCGATGCCGTCGTGCTGTCGGTGGGCGGCGGCGGGTTGATGGCGGGTGCGATCGAAGGCTTGCGGCGTAACGGTCTCGGCCATGTGCCGCTGATCGCGGTCGAAACGGCAGGCGCGTCGTCGCTGGCGCAGTCAGTGCGCGCGGGCCGGCGGATCGAGCTGCCGGGTATTACGAGCGTCGCGACGTCGCTGGGTGCGAAGCAGGTCTGCGAGCAGGCGTTCATGCTGACGCAGACGCACCCTGTCGAATGCGTGGTGGTGTCGGACGCCGAAGCCGTGGATGCGTCGCGCCGTTTCGTCGACGATCACCGCGTGCTCGTCGAGCCCGCTTGCGGCGCGAGCCTCGCCCTCGTCTACGGGCAGACGGATGCGCTACAACGCTTCGACACCGTGCTCGTGATCGTGTGCGGCGGGGCGGCTACGACCATCGAGCAACTGGAACGCTGGCATCGCGAGATGGCGTGA